One part of the Nymphalis io chromosome 22, ilAglIoxx1.1, whole genome shotgun sequence genome encodes these proteins:
- the LOC126777331 gene encoding uncharacterized protein LOC126777331, protein MANNGAKEEVCRVGVKVPPFWPNEPALWFVQLEGQFALSNITADGTKFYHVIANLDYKYVCEVKDVITNPPAENKYEKIKTELISRLSASQEQRVRQLLTHEELGVRKPSQFLRHLRSLAGADVPDEFIRSLWTNRLPSHVQAIIAAQADLPLDTVAQIVDKIHEVSLQPQVAAASTSTSTPSGCPTTLIEKLVQRVDDLSRQVAELSIRSRSRSRSRARSPRWRQYLIDTQSAI, encoded by the coding sequence ATGGCAAACAATGGCGCGAAGGAAGAAGTGTGCCGCGTTGGCGTCAAGGTGCCGCCATTTTGGCCGAACGAACCGGCATTGTGGTTTGTTCAATTAGAAGGACAATTCGCCTTGTCTAACATAACGGCGGATGGCACGAAGTTCTACCACGTTATCGCCAATTTAGACTACAAATATGTATGCGAGGTAAAAGATGTAATCACGAATCCGCCGGcagaaaataaatacgaaaaaataaaaacagaattaaTTTCGCGGTTGTCGGCGTCACAGGAGCAAAGGGTAAGACAATTACTTACCCACGAAGAGTTAGGAGTTCGGAAACCCTCTCAATTTCTTCGACATCTGCGGAGCCTAGCTGGAGCTGATGTACCGGACGAATTCATACGCTCGCTGTGGACGAACCGATTGCCTAGTCACGTTCAGGCGATTATTGCAGCTCAAGCCGATCTCCCCCTCGACACGGTGGCGCAAATTGTAGATAAGATCCACGAGGTATCTCTGCAACCTCAGGTAGCAGCAGCATCGACGTCGACTTCAACACCGTCAGGATGTCCGACGACGCTCATAGAAAAGCTTGTTCAGCGAGTCGACGACCTGTCACGGCAAGTTGCGGAGCTATCCATCAGGTCCCGCTCGCGTTCGAGAAGTCGAGCGCGTTCTCCACGCTGGCGTCAATACCTGATCGATACCCAGTCCGCCATATAG